The Thunnus albacares chromosome 13, fThuAlb1.1, whole genome shotgun sequence genome segment CTCTTCAGTACAGTGGCAGTAAACCCAGGAACCAGTGGGAGATGTGGCACCCAACACTAGTAGCTGAGGCAGTGTTTGCCATAGCCAACATTTTCAGCTCCCTGCGCCTCATCTCGCTGTTCACAGCCAACTCTCACCTGGGGCCACTGCAGATCTCTCTTGGGAGAATGCTTCTAGATATCTTGAAGTTCCTCTTCATCTATTGTCtggtaaacacacaaataacagCACACAGGCAGGGAATATAAACACATACGCAGTAAATATGGCTTAAATAATTGCATCCACTATGCACACACTGTCTTTCTCCAGGTCCTGCTGGCATTTGCTAATGGGCTGAACCAGCTGTACTTTTACTATGAGACCAAGATGTCAGATGAGAAGGGCAAATGCAAGGGCATCCGATGTGTGGAGCAGAATAACGCTTTCTCCACGTGAGTTCACATGAATCTTAACTTGCATGTGGAATGTAGCTGTGTGGTGGTGTGAAATTGGAACAGCacagaaacaaatatatattgctGTTACTGGTTGCAAAATGTGtgaaaacttttaaaacatttttagttaCTATGACTAAAATTTATGTTTTAGctgaatttcatttcattccatCTGTCAATTGACAAAAATTTCACTCAACAGTGACAACACATCATATTTATATGAGTAACTTATAGACAATTTTACAACATTTCTCTTCCCCTGGCAGGTTATTTGAGACCCTGCAGTCTCTCTTCTGGTCTATTTTTGGTCTGATCAATCTGTATGTGACCAACGTGGACGCAGACCATCAATTCACTGAGTTTGTTGGCGCCACCATGTTCGGCACCTACAACATCATCTCACTTGTAGTGCTCCTCAACATGCTCATAGCCATGATGAACAACTCCTACCAGCACATTGCTGTGAGCACAGATCAAATATACTGCGAACAAAAAGTCAATAGATAATGTGTCTATACAACACAAACTCTACTTTTCTAATGTGCCCTAACCTTGATTTCAGGATCATGCAGACATTGAATGGAAGTTTGCCAGGACAAAGTTGTGGATGAGTTACTTTGAAGAAGGGGCCACCCTTCCAGCCCCGTTCAACATCATTCCCAGCCCCAAGTCATTTTGGTACCTCATGTGCTGGATTAAGAAGCAAGTCTGCAAGAGGACGAAATCCAAGCGCCCTGAAACCTTTGGAACACTTGGGGTAAGTCTGATGTTaaaacttttatgttttatttgtttcacacagacagaaagaagattGAGGAGTGAACCTCTGAAACAGGAGTGTGAGTAGAGATTTGTACTAAAAGCATATTCATAATCAAGGTCTAGAGAAgtgctttttcattttgtcaacCTAAACACAATACCCCGGCATGATATTCTCTAATTAGTGCAGCCAGTCATTTTGTAAGAGCGGTAGAACTGAATTAATTAGCAGCTTTTAtgataattgattattcatttcAGTTACTGTAAAGAATAGAATTCCAAACATTatctgcttctcaaatgtgaggatttgcttttCTCTATcatttatgatagtaaactgaatatctttgggttttggactaaTGGTcggataaataaggattttcaAGACACCACCatggacatttttcattattttacatcAATCAATTGTGAcaataactggcagattaatcaataatgagaagaattgttagttgcagaGTAGAATACATTTTTCAGATGATAGAAATCTCATTTTAGAGCAGaggtttttttactttttgtgtgATGCAACACTGAGGGGCCACATGTAGTGACACACAAACTATAAAGTTTAGAAATACAAATGGATCTTACTGTGAAGAAATACTaactatgttttgtttttttctcccatttccCACTCTACCTCTAACTTAACCTCTCTGGCATCCGATGTCTGTGCAGAGGCGAGCAGCAGAGAACCTGAGGATAAACCATCAGTATCAGGTAGATGTAGTCTCTTTCaaagcaagtgtgtgtgtgtgtgtgtgtgtgcgagcacGTAAGTGACGGATCATCAACATTCTGCTCTTCGACTGGCTTTCTAAATTTTCAATTTCAGTCTGTCAATAGAATACTTTTGCGGTGTCTCATCCAGTCTGACAATTATGCTCAGTGGAATGTTCATCTCTGTTGTTGCGGGGCTATTGTAGTATTACTACAGGAGATGTagctttaaatgtgttttcttttgttgatATATGTGTTATCTTCTTCCTGACTGATTGACTGTGAGTATGGTATTGAGGCGACACTTTGTTTCAGTGTTACAAAAGGTTATTGTCCTCAAAGGCTGCCCTgtttgtggcattttttttccactgacatAGGAGGTACTGAGAAACTTGGTGAAACGTTATGTGGCTGCCATGATCAGAGATGCCAAGACAGAGGAAGGCCTGACTGAAGAGAACTTTAAGGTAGGCTTGTTTCCAACAGAGTAATAGTAAGaattaaagctgctgtaatcaatatttctatattaacaatggattacATGTGTATGTACAAAGGAGTTGCTTTGTagcttcttttagctcattgttttggtatttggggccgcaactttactgttctatctcacacaggctccgccctctactggactcaAAACCAGTAGAGTCTAGTAGAGGGCAGAACCTGTGCTTAGAGAACTAGagttacaatatcataacctttGTTTAGGTTCACTCTATATGCTTTCATAGTGTCGTTTTGGTcatagcaggcagctgttttcagtgaaaaagctctaaaaacccactgtcaGCTTCGTACGAAACAGACAaagtgactagctggtgaacacagtggagcatttggctgttaaagagccagatatttttctgaCAAGATGGttgagaccaaaaacagagctaaaaggagtgAGTCAAGGACTTGCATTCCACacaccaaatgaatgctaatgttgctccatgtagCTCCAtgttgctggatgtgtaaataggcaacagTTTGCTAATAAGTTCGCCATATACCATATAAAAGGTGatggtactgtatgtcagtgttgtgtttacagcttgtttctgctgtccccaagtggccaaaaaaataagTTTGGTACGAAGATCTGGCATCTTGGTTTGTcagtaacaaaaaaatataaagaattaaaaataaaaaaatttcaAGTATAACTTACGTTTTAAGTTTTGGTGTTTGGATCCCAAAATGCAGAGACAGAGGCAAGGACAGTTCTTGAGGTGTTTATTGAAAGAATAATGTCTCAATGAAAAAAGGCAAGAGGCTGGAGGTGGTGGCTGAGGGCTGGCTGCATTGCAGGTGAGGTGGCAAATTGACCAGGAGATCTGCTGAGGCTGAGCACCAGAAAAACAGTAGCACTGGAGACTGTAGGCGAGGCACACCTGAAAACTATACTCAGGTCAGTCCATAttctaaataacaaaaaaggaTAACTCAAAGAAGCTTGTGTAAATCACAAGAAGCTCTGGAGAACGAGGGAATTATCAGGGACTCATAGTTACCGACTGCAATGAGATAATCTGGCACAGGAGTGGTGTCTTGACCAGGCTTTTATGGCAGGAGTGATTAGCGATGAGCACCAGGTGTGCCTCATAGTGAAGGCCCCACTCAGCCAGCCACACCctcagctgcacacacactgccagggagagaaacagaaagagggagggggaaaaagaaaacacagaacatccccaaacacaaaaccaagcaccaaaacaaacatcaccATGACAATAACACTTTCATGCAGATATTGTCACTTAACATCTTGTTTTAAATATTGTCAAAATTCAACAGCGTGTTGTTTGCCAGCTGCGCTCTATGTGCATCGAATGACAAACAGTTCAACACCACCATTGATAGACAGCGACAGGCAGGTGCACCGTCTCAGTACCATGTCTTTcttacacagaaataaaataaacataaaatagacacaaCAGTCTACAACACTACAAGGCCTATCAAATACAAAATAGACAGTGGTCTACATCACTATATGAGGCTtatttaaacataaagtagaCAGTCTATAACACCACAATTAGCAGTTTGTCAGCTGTGATATGAATCTTCCGAAAAGCTGCCTTATCAAAATGTTCTTGTATGCTTTGTGAAAAAAAGTCCACTtagaaattgaaattgaataaaAACTCAGCAGAGTGCTCTGCAGGTACCAACCATTGACACTAATAGTTCAATGAAAAGCATTAGTTAATTTAACAAGGGAGCTCACTTTCTGCTTTGCTCTTTCAGGAGCTGAAACAAGATATCTCCAGTTTTCGTTACGAGGTGATGGGCATGGTGAAGACAGGAAAGCCTGCTCTACAGGGGGAAAGAAAGGCTGGTGGCAGCACAGTGGAGTCCAGTCTTGCTTACCCCAATGCCTTGCTCAAGGTATCTCCCTGTCCACCAAGCAGCCAGTTGAAAAGCAAACTTAACCGATTCAAAATCACCACATCCATCCTCAAGCACTGCAGTTCTACAGCCTCACCCAGGCCACCTGAAGCCTCCAACGGTCTACCTAACGGACTCTTGAACCTGGTCTCTGATGAGAGCTCTGGTGAAAAGTCAAGCCAGAGAAGAAACTTCCCCAAAGATTTCACTGACTTTGGCTTGTTCCAGAAACGCCACAGGGGTAGCAACGAAGCCACGTCAGGAGCTGGAGAGATTTCTAGAAAGATGTACTCTTTGTCGGAGGAAGCAGGGGAATCTGTGGGCTCAGATGGAGAGGAGCAGGACAAAGAGCACACGGCATGGAGTAAGGATGAGAAAGGACTCTTGGAGATGGAAAAGAAGGAAGAGGCTACAGTGAATGAGGCCCCAAATGAAAAGAGCGAGCAGGATGGTGGAGAAAAAGAAACCaaggacaaagacaaagagtGTGCATCCTGCAGTGACTCAGTAGCTGATGAATGTTTTTCTGGGTCATCCAGAGAAGACGCGTAAGCTGTGACAATACATGAACATAACTATAGGCCAAGTAAATGCTGGACTGAGGACAGAGAGAATGACAATCAATGTGAGCTTCAAGTGAGGATAGCTGTGTCAGAAATGTaagtgttattgtttgttttgcaaaGAGTCTAACTTTTCCAGTTATTACTAAATTAATGATCAGCTTTGATCTTTGGAGACTCAGGGAGGCCTTTggtttaagtgtttttaatgctgttataTTAGCAGTGGGGATGCAGCAAAGGTGAACGGAGCTCTGTGTGAGCATCACGAGGATTTAGATTTTAGGATAAAATCACTTCATTATCTCCTCCCTACAGACGATGGGAAAATAATTATTTCCTGAAACTgataatttcctcttttttttaatcgaCGTATCCATCGTTCACCATACTCTCTCCTTCATCAATCTTTCTCTacctcttttcctttcctgtttaACTGTGCACCGCTTAACTCCCTCCCCATCCTAATTTCACTAGAGCAATAGATGTATTCTGTGAATCTCTGCCttactctgtctgtttctgcaCTTTACACACTTTACACTGGCATACAGTATCTCAAAGATGTGCAAAGCTCTGATCATGCAACAACAATTCTGTCAATGTTTTTCTATGCAAAAACCTGGGATTGTGATTCTTGTACATCGTACATTTAACACTGACAGTTCATGACAAGTATTATCATATGTAAGGTACCATAGAGCGTGACCGACTGGGAGTCAAAAATAATGGGAGACATACAATATGAACACAGCCTATCAACCATTTAAAGCTACGTATTATTCACGTTTTATCACTCCTGCAGAAAATAAACTTGTTATTTTAAAAgactttgctgtttttaaatggtACCTTTAGATGTCATATTAGTTTGAATGAATGATgttatagaaaataaaacatagatCAAAAATAAACGTAAAAATACACTCTTTaatggcttttttttcctttgttcaaTGCAGATTGTAGACACAAACATTAACAAATaacccagatagcaaaattgctttGGCCCATATCCGGCCCACACCCAACACTTTCATGTGGCCCACATACCGCATGGAATGATGGCATTTGGGCGGTCCACTCCCATTTGCCAGATCCAGGCCACAAGCAAACCATAGCATTACTGCATGTCCACCAAAAACGAACCAAGTAAATGATATCTGGCCCAAATCTggaccacagttcatttttattctggccCTGCTCCAGCCTACATTCCATATCCTCATTTGGTCTAAATACtgcatggaatgatggcactggGGCATTCCctcctgtttgccagatccGGAAACAAGAAAGCCATAGCGATACCgcatgtcaaccaagaacaaaccaaataaacaagaacTGGCCCACATTCCTAATGTTCAAGTGGCCCACATCCTGCATGGAATGGTGGCATTTTGGCAATGCACTCCTGTTTGTCAGCAACAGGCCTAGCAACATTGTTTTCGCAGTCACCACAGTCAATATGGTTTGCTAATTCCAGGACCTGTGGATAAAGCATTTATGTGTCACTGGAAAGACAGCTGCCTTAAACTGTGCAGCCCCCAACAAGGTGCTATCAGTTAATCAGTTCAATTGGATTTATGTGGGGTTCAACCCTAATTGCACCAAACAAAGCAGTGGAAACCAGTTCTTAGACTAGGGGTGGGGACTGTGGCTGGGCTGTTAGGACAATGATCCCTGGACTGACATAGGACAGTAAATTCCATGTTTATGAGAGGAGGAGGCCAGGGCAAActttgctgtagaaaaataatcttCTGGGAACATTTCCAGAGAATCTTACCTTCCCAGTTGTA includes the following:
- the trpc4a gene encoding short transient receptor potential channel 4a, producing MSQLYYRRTDSSSYRDRIPLRIVRAESELSPLEKAYLGAVEKGDYASVKQALEEAEIYFKININCIDPLGRTALLIAIENENLEIIELLLSFNVYVGDALLHAIRKEVVGAVELLLNHKKPSGGMQVPPILLDKQFSDFTPDITPIILAAHTNNYEIIKLLVQKGVSMPQPHEVRCNCVECVSSSDVDSLRHSRSRLNIYKALSSPSLIALSSEDPFLTAFRLSWELQELSKVENEFKSEYEELSQQCKQFAKDLLDQTRSSRELEMILNYRDDINLLEEEGNNDLARLKLAIKYHQKEFVAQPNCQQLLASRWYDEFPGWRRRHWAGKFFTCVFIGLLYPLFALCYLIAPKSRYGLFIRKPFIKFICHTASYLTFLFLLLLASQHIVTTEQDRQDRQGPAPTTVEWMILPWVLGFIWAEIKQMWDGGFQDYVHDWWNLMDFVMNSLYLATISLKIVAYTKYSGSKPRNQWEMWHPTLVAEAVFAIANIFSSLRLISLFTANSHLGPLQISLGRMLLDILKFLFIYCLVLLAFANGLNQLYFYYETKMSDEKGKCKGIRCVEQNNAFSTLFETLQSLFWSIFGLINLYVTNVDADHQFTEFVGATMFGTYNIISLVVLLNMLIAMMNNSYQHIADHADIEWKFARTKLWMSYFEEGATLPAPFNIIPSPKSFWYLMCWIKKQVCKRTKSKRPETFGTLGRRAAENLRINHQYQEVLRNLVKRYVAAMIRDAKTEEGLTEENFKELKQDISSFRYEVMGMVKTGKPALQGERKAGGSTVESSLAYPNALLKVSPCPPSSQLKSKLNRFKITTSILKHCSSTASPRPPEASNGLPNGLLNLVSDESSGEKSSQRRNFPKDFTDFGLFQKRHRGSNEATSGAGEISRKMYSLSEEAGESVGSDGEEQDKEHTAWSKDEKGLLEMEKKEEATVNEAPNEKSEQDGGEKETKDKDKECASCSDSVADECFSGSSREDA